The Devosia sp. MC521 genome has a segment encoding these proteins:
- a CDS encoding transglutaminase family protein — MLLTINHTSRYDYDQPVNFALQRLRLWPQNIAGQVVREWSVEVSGADREVSYVDGFGNKVELFKHERSADSIIVQAHGVVETEDRAGVVGKSAGGPPLWIYERVTDLTKAGPHIRELAEGIRDEQADQLALLHTLMNTIHSRVVYSPGTTSVATEAEVALDNGAGVCQDHSHIFLSAARLLGIPSRYVSGYLRMEGVTDQTASHAWAEAYVDSLGWVGFDAANNICPNHNYVRIAVGLDYRSAAPVSGVRMGAAGETLDVHISVEQ; from the coding sequence GTGCTGCTCACCATCAATCACACCTCTCGCTATGACTATGACCAGCCCGTCAATTTTGCGCTGCAGCGGCTTCGCTTGTGGCCGCAAAATATCGCGGGGCAGGTTGTGCGTGAATGGAGCGTCGAAGTGAGTGGAGCTGATCGGGAGGTCAGCTATGTCGACGGTTTTGGCAACAAGGTCGAGCTGTTCAAGCACGAGCGCAGTGCCGACAGCATCATCGTGCAGGCCCATGGTGTAGTCGAGACGGAGGATCGGGCAGGGGTCGTTGGCAAGAGTGCTGGTGGCCCTCCACTTTGGATTTATGAGCGCGTGACCGACCTCACCAAAGCAGGCCCGCATATTCGCGAGCTGGCAGAGGGCATTCGCGATGAACAGGCCGATCAGCTCGCCTTACTGCACACTCTAATGAACACGATCCATTCCCGCGTAGTCTATTCGCCCGGCACAACGAGCGTCGCAACTGAGGCTGAAGTGGCGCTCGATAATGGAGCAGGGGTCTGCCAAGACCATTCCCATATCTTCCTCTCAGCGGCGCGGCTCCTCGGGATTCCTTCGCGCTATGTTTCGGGCTATTTGCGCATGGAAGGCGTAACCGACCAGACAGCGAGCCATGCCTGGGCCGAGGCCTATGTGGACAGTCTGGGCTGGGTTGGCTTCGATGCCGCCAACAATATCTGTCCAAACCACAATTATGTTCGAATCGCCGTCGGCCTAGACTATCGTTCGGCCGCTCCTGTCTCAGGCGTGCGGATGGGGGCAGCTGGCGAGACGCTAGACGTCCATATCAGCGTCGAACAGTAG
- a CDS encoding proteasome-type protease — translation MTYCVGMKLDRGLIFMSDTRTNAGLDNISVFSKMRNWSVPGERAIVLLSAGNLATTQAVSSLLDERIRTPKPGQPTLHSTGSVFQTAQLIGSVVKEVIRDAAPGGQNADAFGASFILGGQIKGEEPRLFYIYPEGNFIESSADTPFFQIGEHKYGKPILVRAYEREMSVDQAIKLLLVSFDSTLKSNLSVGLPLDLQIYNKDSFDLEAQRRFERNDPYYVAISEGWGAALKDAFHQLPSLD, via the coding sequence ATGACGTATTGCGTTGGTATGAAGCTGGATCGTGGGCTGATTTTCATGTCCGACACCCGCACCAATGCAGGGCTCGACAACATCTCTGTCTTCTCGAAAATGCGTAACTGGAGCGTTCCCGGAGAGCGTGCTATCGTCTTGCTGTCAGCGGGAAATTTGGCGACGACGCAAGCTGTTTCAAGCCTCTTGGACGAGCGTATTCGCACGCCAAAACCTGGGCAACCGACACTGCACAGCACTGGAAGCGTGTTCCAGACAGCACAGCTCATCGGCTCAGTGGTCAAAGAAGTCATCCGCGATGCCGCGCCGGGTGGGCAGAATGCAGATGCTTTTGGGGCGTCGTTTATCCTCGGTGGGCAGATCAAGGGTGAAGAGCCGCGGCTGTTCTACATCTACCCAGAGGGCAATTTTATTGAATCCTCCGCTGACACGCCGTTCTTCCAAATCGGCGAGCATAAGTACGGAAAGCCAATCCTGGTGCGCGCTTATGAGCGAGAAATGAGCGTTGATCAGGCGATCAAGCTCTTGCTGGTTTCCTTTGACTCTACGCTCAAATCCAATCTCTCGGTGGGGCTGCCGCTCGATCTGCAGATCTACAACAAGGATAGCTTCGACCTCGAGGCGCAAAGGCGGTTTGAGCGGAACGATCCATATTACGTGGCGATATCTGAAGGCTGGGGCGCTGCGCTCAAAGATGCATTCCATCAGCTGCCATCACTCGACTAG
- a CDS encoding alpha-E domain-containing protein, with the protein MLLGRTASGLFWMHRYIERAENAARIIDAGLRMALTRTNNASEEWSSVVSSAGAHQRFADKYKSFDAANVSDFILRDRDNPSSVLATIESARANARMVRTALTRDAWEAVNEAWMALNDVLRDPVPQSDIPPVLDHIKRQTSLIRGAFHGTMLRNEIFNFARIGTFIERADNTARILDVKYYVLLPAVSYVGSTIDNYQWESILRSVSAHRSYRWVYAGDYRPAQIADYLILDGRMPRSLNFAYRNIVENLNFLAKDYGERHVCHSSAERTLATLNDTTIEPIFDGGLHEFLTDFIECNNRLGVEIAEVYNFD; encoded by the coding sequence ATGCTTCTTGGACGCACCGCGAGCGGTCTATTTTGGATGCATCGCTATATTGAGCGAGCGGAAAACGCAGCCCGTATTATTGATGCCGGCCTGCGCATGGCGCTGACGCGCACGAACAATGCCTCAGAGGAATGGTCCTCCGTGGTGTCCTCGGCGGGCGCGCACCAGCGTTTTGCCGATAAGTACAAGAGTTTTGATGCGGCGAATGTCTCGGACTTCATCCTACGGGACCGGGATAATCCGTCGAGTGTGCTCGCCACAATCGAGTCTGCTCGCGCTAATGCCCGCATGGTACGAACTGCGCTAACGCGCGACGCTTGGGAAGCGGTCAACGAGGCGTGGATGGCGCTCAATGACGTGCTGCGCGATCCAGTACCGCAGAGCGACATTCCGCCGGTGCTTGATCATATCAAGCGACAGACCTCGCTTATTCGCGGGGCTTTTCACGGCACCATGCTGCGCAATGAGATCTTCAATTTTGCCCGCATTGGCACCTTCATCGAGCGAGCGGATAATACGGCTCGTATTCTTGACGTGAAGTATTATGTGCTCTTGCCGGCTGTGTCTTATGTTGGCTCCACCATTGATAATTATCAATGGGAGTCGATCCTGCGCTCGGTTTCGGCGCACCGATCCTATCGTTGGGTCTATGCGGGGGATTATCGCCCGGCGCAGATTGCTGACTATCTCATTCTTGATGGCCGCATGCCGCGATCGCTGAATTTTGCGTATCGCAATATCGTCGAAAATCTCAATTTTCTGGCGAAGGATTATGGTGAGCGGCATGTGTGCCACAGCTCTGCTGAACGGACGTTGGCGACGCTGAACGACACCACTATCGAGCCAATTTTCGACGGCGGTCTCCACGAATTCCTCACCGACTTTATTGAATGCAACAATCGGCTGGGCGTGGAAATCGCCGAAGTCTACAACTTCGATTGA